The genomic segment ATAGCCATTTTGGATGGAGAGAACAACATCCAGCAGGATTGTAGATTCCGCATAAGTTGACATCTATTCCTTTCCAAGCTTAAAATGTTTATATAGAGTTTAGATATCTGATAAATTTAGAATAGGAAAACTTGCGATTATTTAAATAAGTTGGAGAATAGGAGGGTTAAAAAAATGGAAAGATCTGAAGAATTAGAAAAGGTTATGAAGAAAGGCGATGAAGTTTATCACAAGTTTCAGAAGAAGTGGCTTGAGGAGAAACTAAAGGGTAAATATGCGGCTATTGAACCTGACTCAGAGAAGGCATATATTGGGGAGAACTCTTTGGAGACACTAAAGAAGGCAAAAGAGAATTACCCGGATAAGCTTTTTTATCTTGTAAAGATAGGGTATGAGACGGCAGCGATGCTACGGAGGAAGGGTTTTTGAGAGGATACCTTGATGAGACCCTAACCCCAAGGGTAGAGGTAACCCTATTTGATATTGAGAAAATAGGAAAGGATTTTTCTTGTGTTATTGACACCGGATTTACAGAGGAAATCTACCTACCAGTAAAATTTGCTGAGGAACTCAATCTTGAGATATCAGGGGTAGAACCTATTATGCTTGCTGATGGAAGCATAACAAAAGTGAGTATTGCCCCTATTTTTTTAAAATGGTGTGACAAGACAAAGGAGGTAATAGCTTTAATTGGAGGGGGTAAGGACATTCTGATTGGAATAAAGTTATTGAGCGATTATGAGCTCAAAATCAATTTTACAAAGGGGGTTGTTGAGCTCTTATAGCTATGAAACTTAAGCATTGATATTGGCGGGATAAAGCTTAAAGATAGCCATTTTGGATGAGAATGATAACACAGGTTTCAAAAACGCTTGACAAAAAGGTCTTTGTTGTTTAGAGTTTCTTTGATGAAAGAGTCATTAAGGTATTTAAACAATGCAAAGGAGATTTTAAGGTCTATTCCAATTGAGAATAATACCTATACAGATATTAAGCCTGTTAGGGAAGCCTTTGGAGTTGCCTATCTTTCTATCCTTGAGGCAATAAAAGGGTATCTTGTAGAAAAAAAGGGTTTTACAAAAAAGGAACTTCCAAAATCAATAGATGCTTATAGGGAGGCATTGAGGAAACATCTAGCTGTTCATAATGGAAAGTTGATGAAGGAATTTGAGAAGCTTTATGATGGCTTACATATTGCAGGATATTACCAAGGGCTTATTTATGATACCCAGGCAGTCAAGGAGTATTTGAAGGCAACAAAAGACTTTATTGAGAAGATAAGATGAAGGTTTTATCTTGTGAATAACGCAGTCGCTACAAAAGAATTGGTAAGATGAAAATAAAGGGTTTGTTGATATACAGAGAGGATGCAGAACACCTTTAGGTATTTTTGTAAAATAAAGCAAAAAGCATCTTTGTCGCAAAAAGCGAGAAGGGTGCTTTTTTTGTTTAAGGGGGTGATGTAAAAAAAATTTAAAAATAGGAGGATAAGGTTATATATAAATTACGGCAATCAAAAGGTCAAAGCCTCCAATAAGCTGACCTGTTTTTCTAAGCTGTGCATATTCTCTTCCGTAATGCTCACATATTTCCTCATTTATGGGAAGAATTTTAACAAAGGAGAGAAAGTCTTTTAATCCTTGCCTTGCCTTTTCGGAATTATTGCTAGAATAAACCCCTCCTTGAAGCTCTGCCAAGGTAACATTGAAAAGAAGGAATTGCCTTAAAAGAAGCATTGTCTCGTATCTACCAATCACTAACCGAGGGGAATGCACATAGCCCACCCGAACAAAGGGAAAGATTATACAGGAATAGCATTCTTATAGTATCTTCCATTACTTAGTGCAAAAATAGATAGGGTTGTGTTTATCTGTTAAAAATTCATCCACCTTTTAAGAAATTTTGAATTCTAAATTTTGAATTTTGAATTGAAGGTTTAAGTTTTATAAAATTTTTTCCCTTTTAATTCAAAATTCAACATTCAAAATTCATAATTTTATAAAGTTTTCCTTAAGATTATCTAAACACATACATTTTGTAAAGCGTTATGGAATTAACTATAATTATATGGAATTAACTATAATTAAAGTATAAGGTAGAACCAACCAATAACCGAGCAGAAAGGGGATTGAGGGAACAGGTAGTAATCCGTAAGATAATAGGAAGCTTGAGGAATGAAAAAGGAACCAGAATCTATTGAAGTGATTACCTCTGTTTTGACTACCTTAAAAACAAAAAGGATATGATCTTAACCAAAAGTTGGTATATACACTATAATGGAGCTAAACACATACCATTTTTCTATAAAAGATATGGGTAGGTTTCAGCTACCCCTTACTTGACAAGGCAATTGTAAAATCTCTATAATACCAAAAAAATGGCAAAGAAGAAAAAGGATTTAGGCCTCCTTATATTTCCCTTTATTATTCTTATATCTATTTTATATATAGGCTTCTATGTTTGGATGGGGAAATATTATTGTGAAGGAAACATCTCCCTTCCTTTGGATGACCCATTCATATTCTTCCAATATGCCCAAAATATGGCAGATGGACATTTCTTAAAATACAACCTAGAAGACCAGGCAACCACAGGC from the bacterium genome contains:
- a CDS encoding DUF5618 family protein; the protein is MKESLRYLNNAKEILRSIPIENNTYTDIKPVREAFGVAYLSILEAIKGYLVEKKGFTKKELPKSIDAYREALRKHLAVHNGKLMKEFEKLYDGLHIAGYYQGLIYDTQAVKEYLKATKDFIEKIR
- a CDS encoding type II toxin-antitoxin system VapC family toxin gives rise to the protein MLLLRQFLLFNVTLAELQGGVYSSNNSEKARQGLKDFLSFVKILPINEEICEHYGREYAQLRKTGQLIGGFDLLIAVIYI